The Halobellus sp. MBLA0158 genome has a window encoding:
- a CDS encoding DUF5809 family protein, whose amino-acid sequence MESQGTLSPASIEEARAAFEAAGPTAQRVVRETAKAMEFDREEYRERVTSDVVERVRNALFADRLAVRTGSRAEFESWVEDHPDYDVETIGSDDVDRIAWHAAPFAETALAATFQNEPEAAVETLRRQAFGRLYRPRFEGDGDENDGADAAGGPDR is encoded by the coding sequence ATGGAATCGCAGGGAACGCTGTCGCCGGCGTCGATCGAGGAGGCACGGGCCGCGTTCGAGGCCGCGGGCCCGACCGCCCAGCGAGTCGTCCGAGAGACGGCGAAGGCGATGGAGTTCGACCGCGAGGAGTACCGCGAGCGCGTGACGAGCGACGTCGTCGAGCGGGTGCGGAACGCCCTCTTCGCCGATCGGCTGGCCGTCCGCACGGGCTCGCGCGCGGAGTTCGAGTCGTGGGTCGAGGACCACCCGGACTACGACGTCGAGACGATCGGCAGCGACGACGTCGACCGAATCGCCTGGCACGCCGCGCCGTTCGCCGAGACGGCGCTGGCGGCCACGTTCCAGAACGAGCCCGAGGCCGCGGTGGAGACGCTCCGCCGGCAGGCGTTCGGCCGGCTCTACCGACCGCGGTTCGAAGGCGACGGAGACGAGAACGACGGCGCCGACGCCGCGGGAGGACCGGACCGATGA
- a CDS encoding NUDIX hydrolase, with amino-acid sequence MSDDGRRHESLPDPDPEWSVRESATEYETGWYTGGYDLVEQPNGTTKRYYWAELATAVVVVAVEDGSLVCVEQYRPTIRTRQLELPAGIVEAGESYTAAAARELREETGFAADSTALLETVWCATGVLRHQRGYVFATDLRPVEQDLDDNEFLSVRSLPVEEALDAVRSGTPNDATLEGLLLAREEGLI; translated from the coding sequence ATGAGCGACGACGGCCGGCGGCACGAGTCCCTCCCCGATCCGGACCCCGAGTGGTCCGTCCGGGAGTCCGCGACCGAGTACGAGACCGGGTGGTACACCGGCGGCTACGACCTCGTCGAGCAGCCGAACGGCACGACGAAGCGGTACTACTGGGCCGAGCTCGCCACGGCGGTCGTCGTCGTCGCGGTCGAGGACGGCTCGCTCGTCTGCGTCGAGCAGTACCGGCCGACGATCCGCACGCGGCAACTGGAGCTGCCGGCCGGCATCGTCGAGGCCGGCGAGTCGTACACCGCGGCGGCGGCCCGCGAACTCCGCGAGGAGACCGGATTCGCCGCCGACAGCACGGCGCTCTTGGAGACGGTCTGGTGTGCGACCGGCGTCCTCAGACACCAGCGGGGCTACGTCTTCGCGACGGACCTCAGGCCCGTCGAGCAGGACCTCGACGACAACGAGTTCCTCTCGGTCCGCTCTCTCCCCGTCGAGGAGGCGCTCGACGCCGTGCGGTCGGGGACGCCGAACGACGCGACCCTGGAGGGGCTCCTCCTGGCCCGCGAGGAGGGGCTCATCTGA
- a CDS encoding redoxin domain-containing protein gives MVDIGDEAPDFTLPLAGGEAYNDIEPFTLSEAIPDGPTVLAFYPAAFTSGCTEEMCSFRDSMGLFDDLDAQVYGVSVDLPFSQNIWIRQEELNFPLLSDWDHEVIYDYDVVLEDMYGMLEVAERSVFVVDTDGVVTYKWVKEGDNPDFDELVGEVADAVAEVAEA, from the coding sequence ATGGTCGACATCGGCGACGAAGCCCCCGACTTCACGCTGCCGCTCGCGGGCGGCGAGGCGTACAACGACATAGAACCGTTCACGCTCTCGGAGGCGATCCCGGACGGCCCGACCGTCCTGGCGTTCTATCCGGCCGCCTTCACCAGCGGCTGTACCGAGGAGATGTGCTCCTTCCGGGACTCGATGGGCCTCTTCGACGACCTCGACGCGCAGGTGTACGGCGTGAGCGTCGATCTCCCGTTCTCCCAGAACATCTGGATCCGCCAGGAGGAACTGAACTTCCCGCTGCTTTCGGACTGGGACCACGAGGTGATCTACGACTACGACGTCGTCCTCGAAGACATGTACGGGATGCTCGAAGTCGCAGAGCGCAGCGTCTTCGTCGTCGACACCGACGGAGTCGTGACCTACAAGTGGGTCAAAGAGGGGGACAACCCCGACTTCGACGAGCTCGTCGGCGAGGTCGCCGACGCGGTCGCCGAAGTGGCGGAGGCGTAG
- the engB gene encoding GTP-binding protein EngB — MFEDRPDCEEVVLVGRSNVGKSTLMRELTGHSKITVGQKPGVTRSPNHFDWASEGFMFTDLPGFGFMSGVDESRREQIKTDVVRYIESNADEILTAVLVVDGKSVIDIIDRHSGPDEIPHDVELFHFLWELDVPTVVAVNKMDKVDDRDERLDDLCDRLGLHPPWKQWRETIAPISAKRGDIDALEEALRTNFHEQKRDDLLKFVS; from the coding sequence ATGTTCGAAGATCGCCCGGACTGCGAGGAGGTCGTCCTCGTCGGCCGGTCGAACGTGGGGAAGTCGACGCTGATGCGGGAGCTGACGGGCCACTCGAAGATCACCGTGGGCCAAAAGCCCGGCGTCACCCGGTCGCCGAACCACTTCGACTGGGCCTCGGAGGGATTCATGTTCACGGACCTCCCCGGCTTCGGCTTCATGTCCGGCGTCGACGAGAGCCGCCGCGAGCAGATCAAGACCGACGTCGTGCGGTACATCGAGTCGAACGCCGACGAGATCCTCACGGCGGTCCTCGTCGTCGACGGCAAGAGCGTCATCGACATCATCGACCGCCACTCCGGCCCCGACGAGATCCCCCACGACGTCGAGCTGTTCCACTTCCTGTGGGAGCTCGACGTGCCGACGGTCGTCGCCGTCAACAAGATGGACAAGGTCGACGACCGCGACGAGCGGCTGGACGACCTCTGTGATCGCCTGGGACTGCACCCGCCGTGGAAGCAGTGGCGGGAGACGATCGCGCCGATCAGCGCCAAGCGCGGCGACATCGACGCCCTGGAGGAGGCGCTCCGGACGAACTTCCACGAGCAGAAGCGCGACGACCTGCTGAAGTTCGTGAGTTAG
- a CDS encoding NUDIX domain-containing protein yields the protein MAHVVTCFVRERGEVLLTRRSDAVGTYRGRWAGVSGYVEGDPDDAEADARRELREETGLTDDRIDLVRAGEPLAVDDEAGSFTVHPFLFESDTREVTPNEELAAVEWTDPTAIRDRETVPRLWETWRRVGPTVDDVESDRTHGSAWISARALEALRDAAAEADADDWDAVAATARDLRTARPGMAAIANRIDRVVADAIRASDGAAPDPDAVVDRAIDALGAALAADEEAAATAVRRLRDADATAIATLSRSGTVREAIDRLGPARLLVAESRPEREGVDVAERAVDATDAAVTLTTEAALPTALDRYDVDAALVGADSVFPDGGVVNKTGTRVLALAARSLGAPVYVVASRDKVRPSGAEVSDREAPDERSPADLVYDGDRDVSVHAPTFEVTPGELIDGIATEAGLLSGADVRAVAEEHAENAGWT from the coding sequence ATGGCACACGTGGTCACGTGTTTCGTGCGGGAGCGCGGGGAGGTCCTCCTCACCCGCCGGAGCGACGCGGTCGGGACGTACCGGGGACGCTGGGCGGGCGTCTCGGGCTACGTCGAGGGCGACCCCGACGACGCCGAGGCGGACGCGCGGCGCGAACTCCGCGAGGAGACCGGCCTGACCGACGACCGCATCGACCTCGTGCGCGCGGGCGAGCCCCTGGCGGTCGACGACGAGGCGGGCTCGTTCACCGTCCATCCGTTCCTCTTCGAGAGCGACACGCGCGAGGTGACGCCCAACGAGGAGCTCGCCGCCGTCGAGTGGACCGATCCGACCGCGATCCGGGACAGAGAGACGGTCCCGCGGCTCTGGGAGACGTGGCGCCGCGTCGGGCCGACGGTCGACGACGTCGAGAGCGACCGCACCCACGGGTCGGCGTGGATCTCCGCCCGCGCGCTGGAAGCCCTCCGCGACGCCGCCGCGGAGGCCGACGCCGACGACTGGGACGCGGTCGCCGCGACCGCGCGCGACCTCCGCACGGCCCGTCCGGGGATGGCGGCGATCGCGAACCGGATCGACCGCGTCGTCGCCGACGCGATCCGCGCGAGCGACGGCGCCGCACCTGATCCCGATGCGGTCGTCGACCGCGCCATCGACGCCCTCGGCGCGGCGCTCGCGGCCGACGAGGAAGCCGCCGCGACGGCGGTGAGGCGCCTCCGCGACGCCGACGCGACGGCGATCGCGACGCTCTCGCGCTCGGGGACGGTCCGCGAGGCCATCGATCGATTGGGTCCGGCTCGCCTGCTCGTCGCCGAGTCGCGTCCCGAGCGCGAGGGCGTCGACGTCGCTGAGCGGGCCGTCGACGCGACCGACGCGGCGGTGACGCTGACGACGGAGGCGGCGCTCCCGACGGCGCTGGACCGATACGACGTCGACGCGGCGCTCGTCGGCGCCGACTCCGTGTTTCCGGACGGGGGCGTCGTGAACAAGACCGGAACCAGAGTCCTGGCGCTCGCGGCCCGCTCGCTCGGCGCTCCGGTCTACGTCGTCGCCTCGCGGGACAAAGTCCGGCCGTCTGGCGCTGAGGTGTCTGATCGGGAGGCCCCAGACGAGCGCTCGCCCGCCGATCTCGTCTACGACGGCGACCGCGACGTCTCGGTCCACGCGCCGACGTTCGAGGTCACTCCGGGAGAATTGATCGACGGGATCGCGACCGAGGCCGGACTGCTATCGGGCGCGGACGTTCGAGCCGTCGCCGAAGAACACGCCGAAAACGCAGGGTGGACGTGA
- a CDS encoding coenzyme F420-0:L-glutamate ligase: protein MELFAVPDLPEIRAGHDLAALIRDAVDLREDDVVCVASTVVSKAEGRSADLDDFPAGPRAREIAARLADHTGEEKDPRFAQAVLEESVEVLMEAPFLLTETRFGHVGVNAGIDRSNTAGGDLLLLPKRPSESAARIRSGLSADRVVVTDTCGRPFRHGQRGVAIGWAGLAPGRDWRGERDRDGRELDVTVENVADELAAAANLVAGEGDGGTPVVVVRDFEWGDHGESDAHFREVETDFVRQAIREWSYE from the coding sequence ATGGAGCTGTTCGCAGTCCCCGACCTCCCCGAGATCCGGGCGGGCCACGATCTCGCGGCGCTGATCCGCGACGCCGTCGATCTCCGCGAGGACGACGTCGTCTGCGTCGCCTCGACGGTCGTCTCGAAGGCCGAGGGCCGGTCCGCCGACCTCGACGACTTCCCGGCGGGGCCTCGGGCCCGCGAGATCGCCGCACGGCTGGCGGATCACACCGGCGAGGAGAAGGACCCGCGGTTCGCCCAGGCCGTCCTCGAAGAGAGCGTCGAGGTGCTGATGGAGGCGCCGTTCCTCCTGACGGAGACCCGCTTCGGCCACGTCGGCGTCAACGCCGGTATCGACCGCTCGAACACGGCCGGCGGCGACCTCCTGCTCCTCCCGAAACGGCCGAGCGAGAGCGCAGCGCGCATCCGCTCCGGGCTCTCGGCCGACCGCGTGGTCGTCACCGACACCTGCGGCCGGCCCTTCCGACACGGCCAGCGGGGCGTCGCGATCGGCTGGGCCGGCCTCGCGCCGGGGCGAGACTGGCGCGGCGAGCGGGACAGAGACGGCCGCGAACTCGACGTCACCGTCGAGAACGTCGCCGACGAGCTCGCCGCGGCCGCGAACCTCGTGGCGGGCGAGGGCGACGGCGGGACCCCGGTGGTGGTCGTCCGCGACTTCGAGTGGGGCGACCACGGCGAGAGCGACGCCCACTTCCGGGAGGTCGAGACCGACTTCGTCCGGCAGGCGATCCGGGAGTGGTCGTATGAGTGA
- a CDS encoding 5,10-methylenetetrahydromethanopterin reductase gives MSDDAGRGGRGGPTLGIELVPDEPIPDVVAEGVAAERAGYDLAFVTCHYNNRSPFATLARLAAETGELEIGPGIANPYERHPVTLAAETATVADQAPDRTVFGIGPGDPSTLRNLGLDEERGLRSVLEAFEVARDLWAGERVTHDGTFEAANAGLNFAVPGEIPVYVGGEGPHMCRMAGKRADGLLFNGSHPDDLAWAHERVEEGRAERDGDAEDFELLAYASVSVGPDAEAAREAARPPVAFVVAGAAPPVLERHGIDADRAETIGEHISAGEFGEAFERVTPAMIEAFSAAGTPETVTERMAALLDHADGIVVGSPLGPEPETAIGLASEAFERASEE, from the coding sequence ATGAGTGACGACGCGGGCCGTGGGGGGCGCGGCGGACCGACGCTCGGGATCGAACTCGTCCCCGACGAGCCGATTCCGGACGTCGTCGCCGAGGGCGTCGCGGCCGAGCGCGCGGGCTACGACCTCGCGTTCGTCACCTGCCACTACAACAACCGCAGCCCGTTCGCGACGCTCGCGCGGCTCGCCGCCGAGACCGGTGAATTGGAGATCGGTCCGGGGATCGCGAACCCCTACGAGCGCCACCCCGTGACCCTCGCCGCGGAGACGGCGACCGTCGCTGACCAGGCGCCGGACCGGACGGTGTTCGGCATCGGCCCGGGCGATCCCTCGACGCTCCGGAACCTCGGCCTCGACGAGGAGCGGGGGCTCCGATCCGTCCTGGAGGCGTTCGAGGTCGCCCGCGACCTCTGGGCGGGCGAGCGCGTCACCCACGACGGGACGTTCGAGGCGGCGAACGCCGGGCTGAACTTCGCGGTCCCCGGCGAGATCCCCGTCTACGTCGGCGGCGAGGGGCCGCATATGTGCCGGATGGCCGGCAAGCGCGCCGACGGCCTGCTGTTCAACGGCTCGCACCCCGACGACCTCGCGTGGGCGCACGAGCGGGTCGAGGAGGGGCGCGCGGAGCGCGACGGCGACGCGGAGGATTTCGAGTTGCTCGCCTACGCGAGCGTCAGCGTCGGACCGGACGCCGAGGCCGCCCGCGAGGCCGCCCGGCCGCCGGTCGCGTTCGTCGTCGCCGGAGCGGCGCCGCCGGTGCTGGAGCGCCACGGGATCGACGCCGACCGCGCCGAGACGATCGGCGAGCACATCAGCGCCGGAGAGTTCGGCGAGGCGTTCGAGCGCGTGACGCCGGCGATGATCGAGGCGTTCTCGGCCGCCGGGACGCCCGAGACGGTCACAGAACGGATGGCCGCGCTGTTGGACCACGCCGACGGGATCGTCGTCGGCTCGCCGCTGGGCCCGGAGCCCGAAACGGCGATCGGGCTGGCGAGCGAGGCGTTCGAGCGAGCCAGCGAGGAGTAG
- a CDS encoding DUF7573 domain-containing protein has protein sequence MGRDRSLDEFVGGGSDGAETDSDGDDHDAGVDVDADSDSDPDVDESADSDPGIDTDAESNSVPDVDADIESDADSDESGHPDPQDVEPAAATYRWEPDGAECPACGATVERLWSGEDGKGQVCADCKDW, from the coding sequence ATGGGCCGGGACCGGTCGCTCGACGAGTTCGTCGGCGGCGGAAGCGACGGCGCCGAGACCGACTCGGACGGCGACGATCACGACGCGGGCGTCGACGTCGACGCGGATTCCGATTCTGACCCCGATGTCGACGAAAGTGCCGATTCTGATCCCGGTATCGACACGGATGCCGAGTCCAATTCTGTCCCCGACGTCGACGCCGATATCGAATCTGACGCCGATTCCGACGAATCCGGCCACCCCGATCCGCAAGACGTCGAGCCGGCGGCGGCGACCTACCGGTGGGAGCCCGACGGCGCGGAGTGTCCGGCCTGCGGCGCGACCGTCGAGCGGCTCTGGTCGGGCGAGGACGGGAAGGGCCAGGTCTGTGCGGACTGCAAGGACTGGTGA
- a CDS encoding MFS transporter, producing MSVVASIGREARALLGDGKARPFVAIAGTWGTLLGARMIYPVLLPYFRETYGLSLSVAGLLVTVLWLGSALGQLPGGILADRYSERSVMTAGTVVVAVAIAAVVSAPSALFLFAATALVGVGQSLYPIARITMLADLYPDRIGSALGATMATGDLGQTVLPPIAAAIAAAVAWQAGLGFIAPLLVVAAVALWAALPRSADADAGGVDELSTDTARRVLAELRRQNVVLIAFILFLYILIWQAFTGLYPTYLVEEKGLASATASLLFSLFFAVGVVVKPVAGATYDRVGLRWSLVAVLAGPVVGFAILPLVEGLPALVAVTALVSPMLGSGAITQSYFSDAFSDSVRGTGLGVVRTATATLGAAGPVLFGTLADRGYFDEGYWLIGGVILVVIVLTLRIADGDGEQ from the coding sequence ATGAGCGTCGTCGCCTCGATCGGTCGCGAAGCGCGGGCGCTCCTCGGCGACGGGAAGGCCCGCCCGTTCGTCGCCATCGCCGGCACGTGGGGGACGCTCCTCGGCGCGCGGATGATCTACCCCGTACTGCTCCCGTACTTCCGGGAGACCTACGGCCTGAGCCTCTCGGTCGCGGGGCTCCTGGTCACGGTCCTGTGGCTCGGGTCCGCGCTCGGCCAGCTGCCCGGCGGGATCCTGGCGGACCGATACAGCGAGCGCTCGGTGATGACCGCCGGCACGGTCGTCGTCGCGGTCGCGATCGCGGCGGTCGTCTCGGCCCCGAGCGCGCTCTTTCTCTTCGCTGCGACCGCGCTCGTCGGCGTCGGCCAGTCGCTGTACCCGATCGCGCGGATCACGATGCTCGCGGACCTCTACCCCGATCGGATCGGGAGCGCGCTCGGCGCCACGATGGCGACCGGCGACCTCGGCCAGACCGTCCTCCCGCCGATCGCCGCGGCGATTGCGGCCGCGGTCGCCTGGCAGGCCGGCCTCGGGTTCATCGCGCCCCTGCTCGTCGTCGCGGCGGTCGCGCTGTGGGCCGCGCTGCCCCGCAGCGCCGACGCCGACGCGGGCGGCGTCGACGAGCTCTCGACGGACACCGCCCGGCGAGTCCTCGCCGAACTCCGCCGGCAGAACGTCGTCCTCATCGCGTTCATCCTCTTTCTCTACATCCTGATCTGGCAGGCGTTCACGGGGCTGTACCCCACCTACCTCGTCGAGGAGAAGGGCCTCGCCTCGGCGACGGCGTCGCTGCTCTTCAGCCTCTTTTTCGCCGTCGGCGTCGTGGTGAAGCCCGTCGCCGGCGCGACCTACGACCGGGTCGGCCTCCGCTGGTCGCTGGTCGCGGTGCTCGCCGGTCCGGTCGTCGGCTTCGCGATCCTGCCGCTCGTGGAGGGGCTCCCCGCGCTCGTCGCCGTCACGGCGCTCGTGAGCCCGATGCTCGGTTCGGGGGCGATCACGCAGTCGTACTTCTCGGACGCGTTCTCGGATTCGGTCCGCGGGACGGGTCTGGGGGTCGTCCGCACCGCGACCGCGACGCTGGGCGCGGCCGGGCCCGTGCTCTTCGGGACGCTCGCCGATCGCGGCTACTTCGACGAGGGCTACTGGCTCATCGGCGGCGTGATCCTCGTCGTGATCGTCCTCACGCTCCGGATCGCCGACGGCGACGGGGAGCAATAG
- the mutL gene encoding DNA mismatch repair endonuclease MutL: protein MSEERPDAQADAAVRRLDDETVASVAAGEVITRPADVVVELLENALDAGASRIDVDVAGDGRERIRVRDDGRGMSPQDAELAVERHTTSKLRRGVSLAAVDTLGFRGEALPSVATVATLELLTNDGGPRGTRVVASGGPGADLVEPTGRGRGTTVTVRELFADAPARRESLSAAATEFARVSDAASRYALVNPDVSFSLAHDGSEVFSTPGTGAFDDALLGVYDREVASRTVAVDAERGLDADGDSAGDLTLRGALVQPSITRARREHVYVAVDGRPVRNARLRRAVVEGYGDLLPDDRAPIAVVSVSLPDSWTDHNVHPRKREVRLRDPDAVAAGVEAAVRDALSTSDRRRAEDLSMDLDDALEPLSEAESAFEDVDVIGQFRELYLLCEADDDLLVVDQHAAHERVNYERLRAAVDGETPRAPVDPAATVELTPAQRAAVDAHRDDLAALGYEIEPFGESTVRVRAVPAPMGRAADPASVADAVDALRRGESPDDGRDALLTDLACHPSLKAGDDLGAEEAAALIERLGACENPYACPHGRPTVLSIDEATLVRGFGRRGTRMD, encoded by the coding sequence ATGAGTGAGGAGCGCCCGGACGCGCAGGCCGACGCCGCCGTCCGCCGGCTCGACGACGAGACGGTCGCCAGCGTCGCCGCCGGCGAGGTGATCACCCGGCCCGCGGACGTCGTCGTCGAACTGCTCGAAAACGCCCTCGACGCGGGCGCCTCCCGGATCGACGTCGACGTCGCGGGCGACGGCAGAGAGCGGATCCGCGTCCGGGACGACGGCCGCGGGATGAGCCCGCAGGACGCCGAACTCGCCGTCGAGCGGCACACGACGAGCAAGCTCCGGCGCGGGGTGTCGCTCGCGGCGGTCGACACCCTCGGCTTCCGCGGCGAGGCGCTCCCGAGCGTCGCGACCGTCGCGACTCTCGAACTCCTGACGAACGACGGCGGCCCCCGCGGTACCCGGGTGGTCGCGAGCGGCGGCCCGGGGGCCGATCTGGTCGAGCCGACTGGGCGCGGGCGCGGGACGACCGTCACCGTCCGGGAGCTGTTCGCCGACGCGCCCGCCCGTCGCGAGTCGCTGTCGGCCGCGGCGACGGAGTTCGCGCGCGTGAGCGACGCCGCCTCGCGGTACGCGCTCGTCAATCCCGACGTCTCGTTCTCCCTCGCACACGACGGCAGCGAGGTGTTCTCGACGCCCGGGACCGGCGCCTTCGACGACGCGCTGCTCGGCGTCTACGACCGCGAGGTCGCGTCGAGAACGGTCGCGGTCGACGCCGAGCGGGGGCTCGACGCCGACGGCGACTCGGCCGGCGACCTGACGCTCCGGGGCGCTCTCGTTCAGCCTTCGATCACGCGCGCTCGGCGCGAACACGTCTACGTCGCGGTCGACGGCCGCCCCGTGCGGAACGCCCGCCTCCGACGCGCGGTGGTCGAGGGCTACGGCGACCTCCTGCCGGACGATCGCGCGCCGATCGCGGTCGTGTCGGTGTCGCTGCCCGACTCGTGGACCGACCACAACGTCCACCCGCGGAAGCGCGAGGTCAGGCTCCGCGACCCCGACGCCGTCGCGGCGGGCGTCGAGGCCGCCGTCCGCGACGCGCTCTCGACGAGCGACAGGCGCCGCGCCGAGGACCTCTCGATGGACCTCGACGACGCGCTCGAACCGCTCTCGGAGGCGGAGTCGGCGTTCGAGGACGTCGACGTCATCGGGCAGTTCCGCGAGCTCTATCTGCTCTGTGAGGCCGACGACGACCTCCTCGTCGTCGACCAGCACGCGGCCCACGAGCGCGTGAACTACGAGCGGCTCCGCGCCGCCGTCGACGGCGAGACGCCGCGCGCGCCGGTCGATCCGGCCGCGACGGTGGAGCTGACGCCCGCCCAGCGCGCCGCCGTCGACGCCCACCGCGACGACCTCGCGGCGCTGGGGTACGAGATCGAGCCGTTCGGAGAATCGACCGTCCGGGTGCGCGCGGTCCCCGCCCCGATGGGCCGCGCCGCCGACCCCGCGAGCGTCGCGGACGCCGTCGACGCCCTCCGGCGCGGCGAGTCGCCCGACGACGGCCGCGACGCGCTCCTGACGGACCTCGCGTGCCACCCGTCGCTGAAGGCGGGCGACGACCTGGGGGCCGAGGAGGCCGCGGCGCTGATCGAGCGCCTCGGCGCCTGCGAGAATCCGTACGCGTGCCCGCACGGCCGCCCGACGGTGCTCTCGATCGACGAGGCGACGCTCGTCCGCGGCTTCGGCCGCCGCGGGACGCGGATGGACTGA